In the genome of Gloeotrichia echinulata CP02, one region contains:
- a CDS encoding serine/threonine-protein kinase, which produces MELDVQKGNFSLSKYPDFSDLGYQVIKELGRNREAGRITYLANSLKYDQQVVIKEFLFANLSPDLSGLKAYEWEIEILQQLNHSRIPRYVDSFETSAGFYLVLEYKKAPSLGSKRCFHPEEIKQIAVSMLEILVYLQQRIPPIIHRDIKPENILVDQQLNAYLVDFGLARVKGASMTLSSFADGTPGFMPPEELLGYPLDDTSDLYSLGATLICLLTRTRPVDIGKLIDDKYRFNFQELVPQISPRFGSWLMKMVEHKRKRRYPNAEVALSALKPIYVLGADTGIESLVSVMKLRTTAAMLGLTSVGILAIAGTILLFSQQGRLINQFQEIPASQGYKSRLNGGEKR; this is translated from the coding sequence ATGGAACTTGATGTCCAAAAAGGAAATTTTTCCTTAAGTAAGTATCCCGATTTTTCCGACTTAGGCTATCAAGTTATCAAAGAATTAGGACGCAATCGGGAAGCGGGACGCATTACTTATCTGGCGAATTCCCTCAAGTACGACCAACAAGTAGTAATTAAAGAGTTCCTTTTTGCCAATCTCAGCCCTGACTTGTCAGGTTTAAAAGCTTATGAATGGGAAATTGAAATTCTCCAACAACTGAATCATTCCCGAATTCCCCGCTATGTAGATTCTTTTGAAACATCGGCGGGTTTTTATTTGGTTCTGGAATATAAAAAAGCTCCATCTTTAGGGTCTAAACGCTGCTTTCATCCTGAAGAAATCAAACAAATTGCTGTGTCAATGTTAGAAATTTTGGTGTATCTGCAACAACGAATTCCTCCCATAATTCATCGCGATATTAAACCAGAAAACATTTTAGTTGATCAACAACTCAATGCTTATTTGGTTGATTTTGGTTTAGCACGGGTTAAGGGTGCAAGCATGACTCTCAGCAGCTTTGCCGATGGAACACCAGGTTTTATGCCACCAGAGGAATTACTAGGTTATCCCCTCGATGATACCTCAGATTTGTATAGTTTAGGCGCAACACTAATTTGCTTACTCACTCGTACCCGTCCTGTTGATATAGGTAAATTAATTGATGATAAATATCGGTTCAATTTCCAGGAATTAGTCCCCCAAATCAGTCCCCGTTTTGGCTCATGGTTGATGAAAATGGTGGAACACAAACGCAAACGTCGCTATCCTAATGCTGAAGTTGCATTGTCAGCACTTAAACCTATTTATGTTTTAGGTGCTGACACAGGGATAGAAAGTTTAGTCAGCGTTATGAAATTGCGAACAACAGCCGCTATGCTAGGACTTACATCTGTAGGTATATTAGCTATAGCCGGAACAATTTTGTTGTTTTCTCAACAGGGTAGGCTAATTAACCAGTTTCAGGAAATTCCAGCAAGTCAGGGTTATAAATCACGCTTAAATGGCGGCGAAAAACGATAA